One Rissa tridactyla isolate bRisTri1 chromosome 1, bRisTri1.patW.cur.20221130, whole genome shotgun sequence DNA segment encodes these proteins:
- the FEZF1 gene encoding fez family zinc finger protein 1 yields the protein MDNSGHHTATKILATPPARESLSARSNMISTPKPLAFSIERIMARTPEPRSIPVPQLLHGSVAKGDPKHPLHLNSSIPCMIPFVPVAYDPLPKAAVAGAEPRKAHLDSSSSPSFSCGDLLNCALSLKGDFPRDALPLQQYKLVRPRVVNHSSFHAMGALCYFNRGDSPCHPSSSVNIHPVASYFLSSPLHPQPKAYLAERNKLVLPAVEKYPAGVAFKDLSQAQLQHYMKESAQLLSEKIAYKTSEFSRGSPSSKPKVFTCEVCGKVFNAHYNLTRHMPVHTGARPFVCKVCGKGFRQASTLCRHKIIHTQEKPHKCNQCGKAFNRSSTLNTHTRIHAGYKPFVCEFCGKGFHQKGNYKNHKLTHSGEKQFKCNICNKAFHQVYNLTFHMHTHNDKKPFTCPTCGKGFCRNFDLKKHVRKLHDSALGLPRPPAELGGPDQPPPPGPLLQGPPPLQP from the exons ATGGACAATAGTGGCCACCACACGGCGACCAAAATCCTAGCGACTCCTCCGGCCAGAGAAAGCCTGTCTGCCAGGAGCAACATGATCAGCACGCCCAAGCCCCTCGCCTTCTCCATTGAGCGCATCATGGCGCGGACGCCAGAGCCCCGCTCCATCCCCGTCCCGCAGCTCCTCCACGGCTCCGTGGCCAAAGGCGACCCCAAGCACCCGCTGCACCTCAACTCCTCCATCCCCTGCATGATCCCCTTTGTCCCGGTGGCGTACGACCCCCTGCCCAAAGCGGCGGTGGCCGGAGCGGAACCCAGGAAGGCTCATTTAGACTCCTCTTCCTCGCCCTCCTTTAGCTGCGGCGATCTCTTGAACTGTGCCCTGAGCTTGAAAGGAGATTTCCCCCGCGATGCCCTGCCCTTGCAGCAGTACAAACTGGTAAGACCCCGAGTGGTCAATCACTCCTCCTTCCACGCCATGGGAGCCCTGTGCTATTTCAACCGAGGCGACAGCCCTTGTCACCCGTCCTCCAGTGTCAACATCCACCCGGTGGCTTCTTATTTCCTCAGCTCTCCCCTGCACCCGCAGCCCAAGGCTTACCTGGCGGAGCGGAACAAGCTGGTGCTGCCGGCCGTGGAGAAGTACCCGGCGGGCGTAGCCTTCAAGGACTTGTCGCAGGCTCAGCTCCAGCACTACATGAAAGAAAGCGCCCAGCTCCTCTCGGAAAAAATCGCCTACAAGACCTCGGAGTTCAGCCGCGGCTCCCCGAGCAGCAAGCCCAAAGTTTTCACCTGTGAAGTTTGTGGAAAG GTATTTAATGCACATTATAACTTAACTCGCCATATGCCGGTGCACACGGGAGCCAGACCCTTTGTTTGCAAAGTTTGCGGGAAGGGCTTCAGACAGGCGAGCACGCTTTGCCGGCACAAGATCATCCACACCCAG GAGAAGCCACACAAGTGCAACCAGTGCGGCAAAGCCTTCAACAGGAGCTCGACCCTCAACACGCACACGCGAATACACGCCGGCTACAAACCTTTTGTCTGTGAATTTTGCGGCAAAGGATTTCACCAGAAAG GCAACTACAAAAACCACAAGCTAACTCACAGCGGGGAGAAGCAGTTCAAGTGCAATATCTGCAACAAGGCTTTCCACCAGGTGTACAACCTGACCTTCCACATGCACACCCACAACGACAAGAAGCCCTTCACCTGCCCCACCTGCGGCAAAGGCTTCTGCAGGAACTTTGACCTCAAGAAGCACGTCCGCAAACTGCACGACAGCGCCCTGGGactgccccggccccccgccgaGCTGGGGGGGCCCGaccagccgcccccccccgggccgCTGCTGCAGggcccgccgccgctccagccctga